From the Manihot esculenta cultivar AM560-2 chromosome 14, M.esculenta_v8, whole genome shotgun sequence genome, the window aaaagaccttctagggtcccttgacactctctccctgctagatctgcaagacattgcccttggcaatgcagggggatgggcatccatgccctcattttctggtgggactccagtcaatcgtgcagatcgacgagtacctctCATCTTGATTAcagaaaaacagcacacatcacataaaacattagcatcaaatggttcatgtggaaacacatgaacctgcatcacatacatagcctaacattaatgcacatgcataaaatcatggcatttcacatcatcattaaaGACacgactccacatcctatcctagtggacatgattttcctattgtgcttgcccttctaaaacatctatgagcccgacactctctaagtccgaccatatgaacctagggctctgataccaatctgtaacgacttgaaatcagaccgctaccgacgctaggatccagatcgacttaaagtcgccaggacccatagcaagcctaacatacaacctgtcatacctaataatcccatacatgatcacacatttacataaaaattttaaacttttcattcaccaagcttgacctgtgcatgcatcataaccataacgtaaaccccacacaagagccctcatcaaatgctctagtgggacatcatatcatacatcaagcttgctctaatatttcttaacattaaaacattttataacgatcatgtacaaaggggattaacataacattagggccaagcacaatactaaacctcattacataaaaatacaatactttacattacattgtctttcattattttctcatgtccacatctaactattacattcaagacacctttactcttgctgacttcctgttctatcccgaacctacaaacctgggggttaagggaaaagggtgagctactagagcccagtgagcagaatagtaaatcaatatatattaaaatctatgctttcatgaaatgcattacatcacaaacaaatcacatcaaggatgaacttgtcaccaatagccctctacacattccaatggtgccaggggcgtagaatgagcctcactggacttccgtaccgtatcatcgtcatcatatcatatcaaggactagtggatcatccaacatccatccacatcaacatcatagtatgcaatgcaacatattcgtgaattctaatgcaaacaacctagtacttatcatggcattcgtgatgcatgaacatgcttgcaatttatttactttgaaatataaagttccattctactcacctcaggctgactctgaaccgactctgaagcagctatctcactgctggggtcctcggttcctcgggtccgaacctacacaggtggactcaaatgagggaccaaacaacactaacatgactctaaacattcccccaaaaaccccctaaaacatcataaaataatcatagaaagcatgcaaagaaaggcttaacagggcactttcggcggcaggttcagtggccgaaagtccctccaaagccgaaactcagtcaccttcggcggcgggttcggcggccgaaagtcctctctagagccgaaagtccaaactttcaggggcagggttcggcagtcaAAACTacctcctcaggcaggttcggccgctgaacatggtttcagctgtcgaacctgagttcttccagaatggcagaactcgagCTCCTCTCCCACAATCAGccaaccaaacttcaaaactcaaaCCAACTTACCCAAAATCATGCATAAGCACAccctcaagcatttaggggcttagaaCTAACTCATaccccaaaaacaactcatTTTAACATACAATAACATACAATGCATCAATTAACTcatataaaccctaacatttacaactagcctaatcatgcattaaaactccctaaaacccctcaaaacttacataaaacatcgaagaagggtaggattcccacttacctcttgaagaacgagagggaAGGCGaaccaaactcggagatgggagaaatcgagctcctgggtctccaagctttcaacttcgatctttgctcgaaaatcttcaaaaccaagataaaactcattaaaacttggagaatttgaggagaaaacacaagatcgaTAAAAGGGGtgacggagactcaccttgcccgaaaatagagagaaaaactTGCTCATTATCGGACaggaggccttttataggtggctagccagaccaccttcggaagccaaaagtgtctccgaaactccaccatgttcggcggccaaaactgggtttctcctccaaaatattttctttcaaaaactcaatttctttcttcattaaaaccataaaaacatgttaaaacatttataaaaacatattttacccttctagaggtttccgacattcgagattccaccgaaaagtaggaattccaatgccgggatctagccgggtattacactggatGAATAATCTTCGGGATCCTAAATGATCTTTTCCAGTCTTTGTCCAACTTACTAGACTCAGCATCTGTTACATATTATTCTTTTTAGGACTGAGTCTCCATCTTTGGATCCTTTTGTAGTTACATGAATAACCCCTACAAGTTCTCTGCCATGGGTGGTTTCAGGGGCTGTTGCCTCGGGTTTAGGTCTCCTCTCTTCTCTACTCTTTCTGGCGAACTTTTAAAATGGGTCATCCCTCACTAACCTTTCGATCTCGCCTTTCAATTGCCGACTCTCCTCCATTACATGTCTGTGGTCTTTATGAAAACAATAGTACCTGGTCTTGTCTCTCCTTCTAGCTTTCTTAgggttgagcttgggaggccacTTGATCTCCTTGTCATTTTTTCtaatccacattagaatatgtGTTCGCAAGTTGTTCAATagggtataattcttatacttatctCGGTCCCTCCTTCCTAGGGAGACTAGGTATCTAACGAGGTCTCCCTCATATCCTCGCCTCTTCGACTTTTAGTCTTGCTTTTGGCTCATCCTTTTGTCTTTTTCCTATCCTTCTCGATACTTTTGAGTAGCTCGAACAAGCTTCCAGTCGACGTTCTTCAGAGCATTGTCTGAGAGCTCCTCTTCCTCGAACTTGTCCTTCCCCTTGGACTGCGTCTGGATTGCCCCTGTCTGAGTCTTTGGGGTATCAACAGTGGCTTCCTCCCTTTCCCTGGGAGCCATGAATGACGCCTCCTCCCGAGCTTTTTATTGCTTAAAAGTAACCTGCAACCTTCTGACGTACTGGAGCATTTGCTCAATGCTCATATTGTTGAAATCTGCTTTGTTGACCATAGAAGGTGTGTTTTATCTACCGCTAAgagtaaaaaaaatgataacgtCCTCATTAGCAGCAATCTTAGTAGCAGCTTGTGAATTGTCGTCCATtctgagagagagaaaagagagatttCGTTTTAGGAGAAAGGGGATAAGAGACCAGTTTTAGTACAAATGAATAGAGAGGATTCAATGGACCTCTcgacaatggaaccaaatgatgtagccgaaagtagagctgtgctgtgattggctaaacctgcaagaaagagaacatgAGGTGGTGGTAGCCACTCTAACGCCTAAGTCGGTAAAACTGGAAAATGGGGCAAATATAGAACTTgaaagtagttgtgtaagagaatAACATACCTTTGGCTCTGTGatcgttctccttttatactgtaaaaagatggaaataaatataatatttcttgaTAATCTAATGATGATTTGGTCGGCTTCCTGATAAGAGATCTCGTTAGCTAATAGATTGGTGATTACGCAATTACAAATGTAATAGGGATATGCTGGACTATGTCTGATAACAGTAACTTTATGCCAAGATTCGAGCTATCTAGGGGGACGAGTCTTGATGATGAATCGGGTGTTTAAGGTATCCGGATCTTCCATTCCTTATATGAGACCGCATTGTCCACTTATCAAATCCTTACCACATAACCCTATCTTGTGGTAGCAGTTCATAACTCATTTTAAGCAATTGTTATATAACATTAACTATAATTATATATTGTTAGGTCAAAATAAATTAGCCTcgaacaaataataaaatgtatTATAAATGTAATTGATAACTTGTGAGGGATTCGATTATCAGCGTAGAACTAAAGTGATCttatactaaaataaataaacaattacTTCCAtcgtttcataatttttattttttatatatattttaaaattattattcacttttgtaaacactataataacatataaataaactattaaaatcttattttattttattttatttttaaaatatctctcAACACAtcttttactatttaataaaatttaatatatttaaaataaatataattaaaaatcaataaaaatttattttttaaaatatgtatggtcgtattaaaaaaataaaataaataaaaattataaaataaaatatatatataattttaactaggtttacaattttataaacatattttttttttttgaaatggattttATAAACAGATCTTAAATTCAACATTAAAGCGATACATAAAATGAAAAGTTAAATGTTTGGTGAATATGTTACAGTTAACAAGAAAATCTGAAAAGAGAGATTGTCAGATCAGTAAATTAAAAGATGTATAAATGCGTGACAACGAACATCCATCCAACTCAACATTTTTTCATCTAACTCTACATTAGAAAGCCGTATGGGACtgtttatcaattaattttccCCACACCTTCACACATTTAATATGAACTGAAAGGACGGAATtcccattttttaaattttttttcttatatatatatattaaataaaattaaaataagtttaaaatttgttttcttaaaaatatccTTTAGGAAAATATcgtttagaaaaatattttttttattttttattttattaatataatgaaatttaaaaattaatattatatgaaaatattttttaattaaataaaaaattaagtaatttttataaaaaagaaattattaaaaaaatgattttaaagATTTTGTAATCTTATTAATATCATTTTGAGCAATGCAGAGAGAGTGCATTTATCATAGCCTTACATGTTAGTATAATTTACAGAAATAGAGACGATATGTCCAATTCAATAATCTACTATTTGACTCATCAAAGTCCAATCACAAAGTCAAACACAAACTCATAACAATTTGAAGTTAAAAGCAACTTGAATCAGACCTCAAAGCACAAACTAGTCAAAATTTAAATCGACATTGCACAAACCAACTATACTCACTATCTGAGATGTCAAACCGACAGCTTAACATTAAGTAAATCCGGCACTATGACAAtaggaaaatagaaaaaatcaatatcaaaacagTCACGAATAAACATCAGCACCAGTAAAGTAAGAAATATCGAAAAAAAAACACTGTAAAATTATTCTACCGAACGTATCGGTGCGATCTTGAAGTGCTATCACTATATAATTACACATTTaaactcaaaataaaaaatttttgtagacaattaatataaaagttcaaagaaataaaatcaaaatgaaaTATCAGCTATTATTTTTGGCAAGGGTTAACCAAAAGCCGCGTCTCACTTCTCACCTAACTACACTTGACTAGGGgtaagcagtattcggttcaaaccgaaaaaactaactgaaccgaatcgatttaaaaatttagtttcgTTTTTTacacatttcggttcggttcggtttttaattttagaaatttcagttatttcagttcggttcggttttgatcagaaaaaatcaaaaaaacctaaccgaaccgattagtgataataatatgttttttcaataatatagagaaattaaatcatattaagattaaaatattttaattaaatttgtaaatattaaaaataaagtgtaaaaaataaaaaaatattaaaaatcgaaaccgatcaaaccgaatcgaatcgaaccaaatcagaccggttcggttcgattcgatttctaaccaaaatcggttcggttcgatttttataaacactaaaattttaattttcgatttatttggttcggttcaaaatcgaaccgaccgaatgcgcACCCCTACACTTGACGAGAGAACAAAAGAAAATGCAAAAATCAAACGAAAATAACAGAGCTTAAGCATAAAATCGACAAAAAGCTCCTTCCGACGCAAGCACACCACTTCGGACTACCCTTCTCCACCGAGTCACTTTTCCAAGACTTTCTCTCTCCTTTGGACAACAACTATTAATATCATTGAAGTTTATATCCATATTTCTTgtttacattatttattttaatattataattaaataataaaaaataaattatcttaaaaaatttagttaacaACGTCGTTTTcacatcttatttttatttttattcttactAAGACTTTTGTATATAaagttattaataaattttattttttaaattaaaattaaataataaaaaataaattattttattaaaatgaaatCTTAGTAGTATAATTTTGAGCTTGAAATAAAGCCAAGCCTATAGGTAATGAAGTAGCTAGTTTCAATTATTTCTATGAATGTAATTACGTCATCACCTTGTCCTTGCACATATATATAAAGAGAGTGAGACTTTGATGGTAGCTAAAAGCTTCTTTGTCAATGCATGTGTTTTTCATTCCAGCAAGAAAGAGAGCTCATCAGAAACCATGGCTACTTTCTCTGTGTTTTCTTCCTCATTCATCCATCCTCAACTATGGAACATCGTCTCCAAGATGTCTCTCTTTGACACCTTCTTCTTCTATGTCAgtatctctctttctctctcttctctcttcttttttttttctcatgatttagaatatttttttctttttttcttcaagtaaaaatatttttttatttataggtTGTACATTTTGTGGACAAGCTAGGAGTATGGCAAAGGTTGCCGGTGATCTTAGGAATCATTTTCTTAGCGATGAGAAGACATCTACACCAACGCTATAATCTATTACATGTCGGAGGAATCAATGGTCATAAATATGACAccaagcagttttcttatcGAACGGCTGATGGGAAATGCAACCATCCCAACGATGATACAATTGGCAGTCAAGGAACTTTTTTTGGCCGGAATATGCCTCCATCTTCTTCTCCTTATGGGGTAATTTTAAAAAcactccttttttattttatttaatttaattttgaatttttaaatcctttatttctttttttttttataaacatatTTAGTTCTTTACAATCAAAACTTATATGTTTCATTATAAACTCAATTTATactaacaataaaattatagtgctaaatttatagttttttttattaaattaaaaaaaaatcaaggagttcgttttattgttttattgatttttcccaaaaataaagaattgaaatttcttaattttcttatattaatattagcttcaattgaaatatttaaaataaatttagacaAAAGATTAGCGGTTcacatcaaaattaaaaatcaatgaaatgagatagagaaaaattattaattttttaaaatttaaatttaataaaaatataactatttatctcttaaaatctataaaatataattattaaattctttaaCTTTATAAGATGtaattatttattgaattttacgTTGATTTGGGATAAAGATAATGTCTTTTATAAAGATTTTATACACAGCAGAGTCTTATACACTCTCCTCTTTGATCTAACTTTTTGGGtaaattagatttaattcaaattttaatatagtATCAGAATTTTTCATTGATATTGAGTCTCTCATAAATATATCTCGAGAGTAAAAGCAGTTTCcacattaatttaaattttatacacTTTTCgcttttaagttaattttttttaagtaagttaaatttaatttaaatttaatactatttaatatttttaaattcagaGTGTGTGTAATTTATATTggtacataaaaattaaataattatattttttaaaaattaaatataaaaaattaataataaaaaaatcaggaTTTTAACTGAATTTTCATGTAAACTTGAAgaactaaataattatatttaagtgATAGAGACTGATGATATTTTGTAAGAAGAGTGAATGATGGCCATAAATGTTCTTTCAGCTTTGGAATGCAATTATTGAGATGAACGTACAGGTGTATTGTCAGCTTTAATTTAGGGAAACATGCTTGGCTTTTTGTATATGTATACACATACATCAGCATATACTATTTGCTCTTTTGTGtattaaaaactaattaattagttcgtaaaatttaaaaatatattaaaatatttttaaaatttttaaaaaatctatcaaAAAGTCACTgctgttcaattaaaatattattactgTTACTTCTAATACTAAAATAAGagaattttttgttttaaaattactattatatataaatatttttaaaaagaaaaattaaagatattttaattttttttatttctaacagttaaaattaatgaataaatactttaatagacttttttattatatttttcaacaCTAAGAAATCaactaattagtaatttttttatacaattgttttatttttaccattttttatataactttgcttttatttgttaaattttttagaaattttcatattattagaAGAACCCATAATTTaatatgagtttttttttagaaaaaatggcTTCATTATAAGAAAAAGTCAAAACatgatttaatatgatttaaaaaaaaaagatttgccTTTTAgccctttatttattttatagaaaatattttttacaatttttttatacatttaatgtgtttaagaaaatttatcaataaaatatattttaaattaaaaagaaaaataaaacatattaagaATCTTGTACTTACACCCTTACCAAAATTTggttaattgaataaaattatgattaatcaattaaaattaattaaaatatgtatattGACAATTTTTGTAAatagttataaaaattatgtaatatGGTAAATTTATGATTAGGGGTGATCATTCGGTCAGTTTGGttcaaaattaaaccgaatcgaataaattgaaaattaaaattttaatatttataaaaatcaaaccaaattgatTTTGGTGAGAattcgaatcgaatcgaactggtccgattcaattcaattcgattcagtttgatcggtttcgatttttaataatttttttattttttacactttatttttaatattttaaattttaattaaaatattttaatcttaatataatttaatttttctatattattgaaaataacatatcattatcactaatcgattcggttcaatttttttaatttttttctgatcaaaaccgaattaaactgaaataaccgaaatttttaaaattaaaaaccgaatcaaattttgaaattaattcaattcgatcagtgttttcaatttgaaccgaatactgcgcATCCCTATTTATGacagtaatatataaattgatccatatttttactataaattgtaatataaaatataaaaaaaatgtagtttcttcttaaaaaaaattatttatttttttaattaatatccataaattttattatatattatttatattgttgtagtagattttataatttgaatGTTATAATATTCAAAGTGGTGATGAAGTGCAGTTGTTAGAGCCTCATCCAACAATTGTAGCCAACAAGCTATTGGGAAGAAAGAAGTTGATAGAGAGTGGGAAGCAATTCAACATGATAGCCTGCTCATGGATCCAATTCATGATTCATGACTGGATTGATCATATGGAGGATACCCAACAggttttctttatatttttatttctttttttttcacttttaataataatttttaggtAATTGGATATTATTAAAACTAAAGTTTCATAATTGTTTAAACAGGTGGAAATTAGAGCATTTGTGGAAATTGCAAATGGGTGTCCATTGAAGTCCTTCAAATTCTACAAAACAAAGAAAGTTGCCACCCATTCATCTCTTGTAAAGGATGGATGTCTCAATACAAGAACTCCTTGGTGGTATGTcccttcaaatttatttatatttaaatctgattcacaatattatttttaattaccgTCTCAAATccgattaaaatttattatatactatatatttcatttcaagcatgattattactatttaaatGATATTCGAATCGTTcaatttcttttacttttaattagctatataaattaatttgtattttagaattttaatagtcgtattattttatttttaaattaaaaatatataaaaaagtcaTAAACCCTAATTCATAGTAGTAGTAGAGAGTTAGGTGGGATTAAATAGCTGAAAATAcaataggggtgagcattcgatcagttcggtttaaaatcgaatcaaataaaccaaaaattaaaattttgatatttatacaaattaaatcgaaccggtctgatccagtttgattcagttcgatttgatcagtttaaattttaataaattttttatttttaccctttatttttagtattttaaaatttaattaaaatattttaactttagtatgatctaatctctctatattattgaaaataatatactattatcactaatcgattcgattcgattttttcaatttttttctgatcaaaactgaatcaaactgaaataatcgaaatttttaaaattaagaaccaaacagaaccgaaatgtataaaaaaccaaattaaaattttaaattaatttgattcgatcgattttttcaatttaaaccaaATAATGCTCGCTCTTAATAATGTATTGGTATACTTTGTACTTTTTAAATAagttctttttaaaaaaaaaataaattggcgTCTTGTGATGGAGTAGGGATGGAAGTGTAGTATATGGAAACAATGAGGATGGAATGAGAAGAGTGAGAACATTCAAAGATGGGAAGTTAAAGATTGGAGGAGATGGGCTTCTTGAACATGATGAGAAAGGGATTCCAATCTCAGGTGATGTTAGGAATTGCTGGGCTGGCTTCTCCCTATTACAAGCCTTATTTGTCAAAGAACACAATGCTGTTTGTGATATGCTTAAAGTAAGTAAAATCTTTCTAAAAAATCTATTTCCTTTTCCCATTCATGGATGAATCCGTAATGTgttcattataaaaattttagacaTTCTTTCCTTTGAATTAATTTCTGAAATAAGATGAGATAGGCCTGAATCAATTTTAACATAGTATCAGAGTTTTATGCGAATGCTTGATTCATTAATAAATCTATTAGCTGATTTATCAGTTGAATTTCCTTAGGAAAATTATCCTGAGTTGGATGATGAGGAACTGTATCGGCATGCAAGATTGGTGACTTCAGCTGTAATTGCTAAAATTCACACGATTGATTGGACTGTACAACTCTTAAAAACTGATACTCTTCTTGCAGGCATGAGGATCAATTGGTAAGAATcccaaacaagctctctttgaatgaagattttaagctaaaaacagAGAGCTAATATTAATCCTCCATTCCAAGTTGAATGAAGATTAAAGCTAAAAACATGTTGAAAATTTGACACAGG encodes:
- the LOC110630830 gene encoding alpha-dioxygenase 2 is translated as MVAKSFFVNACVFHSSKKESSSETMATFSVFSSSFIHPQLWNIVSKMSLFDTFFFYVVHFVDKLGVWQRLPVILGIIFLAMRRHLHQRYNLLHVGGINGHKYDTKQFSYRTADGKCNHPNDDTIGSQGTFFGRNMPPSSSPYGLLEPHPTIVANKLLGRKKLIESGKQFNMIACSWIQFMIHDWIDHMEDTQQVEIRAFVEIANGCPLKSFKFYKTKKVATHSSLVKDGCLNTRTPWWDGSVVYGNNEDGMRRVRTFKDGKLKIGGDGLLEHDEKGIPISGDVRNCWAGFSLLQALFVKEHNAVCDMLKENYPELDDEELYRHARLVTSAVIAKIHTIDWTVQLLKTDTLLAGMRINWYGFLGKKVKDLFGHIGGPLFSGLVGLKRPRDHGVPYSLTEEFSSVYRMHSLLPDNLIIRDITSTSSQFQCPPILEEVPMREMVGKEGEKRLAKIGMEKMLISMGHQASGAVTLWNYPSWMRNLIAHDINGEDRPDPVDMAALEIYRDRERGVARYNEFRRNLLMIPISKWKDLTDDEEVIEALQQVYGNDVEKLDLLVGLHAERKIKGFAISDTAFFIFLLIASRRLEADRFFTTNFNSKTYTKKGLDWVNNTESMKDVIDRHFPEMTKKWMRCSSAFSVWDSESDEINHIPLYLRPAK